The following are from one region of the Leucobacter sp. Psy1 genome:
- a CDS encoding carboxyl transferase domain-containing protein, with translation MLVDAGSYRSWDSEPIEPDLGDEYRADLAAAREKSGVDESIITGEALIAGRRVALIACEFTFLAGSVGSAAAERFVAAMERATAERLPVLANTASGGTRMQEGTVAFVAMVKIAAAVAAHKAEGLPYLVYLRHPSTGGALASFGSLGQVTVAEPGALVGFLGPRVYEALYGEKFPDGVQQAENLARNGIIDGVLPPEELQGVVRRVLDLLDRPTHAELLERAADPGTADEDLAGSTDTWDSITRSRDRRRPGLRELLRNAASDVVPLSGTGQGERDPGLSLCLARFGGIPCIVVGQDRRAQRAFAPLGPGALRAARRAMHLAEELRLPLVSVVDTPGAALSRAAEEGGLASEIAHCLADLVKHQGPTLSVLLGEGTGGGALALLPADRTIAAQHAWLSPLPPEGASAIVHRDTEHAAEIAEQQGVASGALRTGGIIDRVVAERPDAAAEAAAFCTRMGDAIAQELAKLVLLRSDRRHVARLERFRALGR, from the coding sequence ATGCTCGTCGATGCGGGCTCCTACCGCTCGTGGGACTCCGAGCCCATCGAACCCGATCTCGGTGACGAGTACCGAGCCGATCTCGCCGCGGCGCGAGAGAAGAGCGGGGTCGACGAGTCGATCATCACGGGTGAGGCTCTGATCGCCGGGCGTCGCGTGGCGCTCATCGCGTGCGAGTTCACGTTCCTCGCCGGGTCGGTGGGCTCCGCCGCGGCTGAGCGTTTCGTCGCCGCCATGGAGCGCGCCACGGCGGAACGCCTCCCGGTGCTCGCGAACACCGCATCGGGCGGCACGCGCATGCAGGAGGGGACCGTCGCGTTCGTCGCGATGGTGAAGATCGCCGCGGCGGTCGCCGCGCACAAGGCCGAAGGGCTGCCCTACCTCGTCTACCTCCGTCACCCATCGACCGGTGGTGCGCTCGCATCGTTCGGATCGCTCGGGCAGGTGACGGTCGCAGAACCCGGCGCGCTCGTCGGATTCCTCGGCCCCCGCGTCTATGAGGCGCTGTACGGCGAGAAATTCCCGGACGGAGTGCAGCAGGCCGAGAACCTCGCCCGCAACGGCATCATCGACGGCGTGCTCCCTCCCGAGGAGCTGCAGGGCGTCGTGCGCCGCGTGCTCGATCTGCTCGACCGGCCCACGCACGCCGAACTGCTCGAGCGCGCCGCCGATCCCGGGACCGCCGATGAAGACCTCGCGGGGTCGACGGATACCTGGGACTCCATCACGCGCTCCCGCGATCGACGCCGGCCGGGCCTCCGCGAACTGCTGCGAAACGCCGCGAGCGACGTCGTCCCCCTCAGCGGCACCGGTCAGGGGGAGCGGGATCCGGGCCTGAGCCTCTGCCTCGCACGCTTCGGCGGCATCCCCTGCATCGTCGTCGGGCAGGATCGGCGCGCGCAGCGCGCCTTCGCGCCGCTCGGGCCGGGTGCGCTGCGTGCGGCGCGTCGGGCCATGCACCTGGCTGAAGAACTCCGTCTGCCGCTCGTGAGCGTCGTCGACACTCCGGGTGCTGCACTGTCGCGTGCGGCGGAGGAGGGCGGGCTCGCGAGCGAGATCGCGCACTGCCTCGCCGATCTGGTGAAGCACCAGGGGCCCACACTGTCCGTGCTGCTGGGTGAGGGGACCGGCGGTGGCGCGCTCGCGCTGCTGCCTGCGGACCGGACGATCGCCGCTCAGCACGCCTGGCTGTCGCCGTTGCCGCCCGAGGGTGCGTCGGCCATCGTGCACCGCGACACCGAGCACGCTGCCGAGATCGCGGAGCAGCAGGGCGTCGCTTCAGGAGCGCTGCGCACCGGCGGGATCATCGACCGCGTGGTGGCCGAGCGGCCGGACGCCGCTGCGGAGGCGGCAGCATTCTGCACCCGCATGGGCGACGCGATCGCGCAGGAGCTCGCGAAACTCGTCTTGCTGCGCAGCGATCGCCGTCACGTCGCCAGGCTGGAGCGCTTCCGCGCCCTCGGCCGCTGA
- a CDS encoding CaiB/BaiF CoA transferase family protein, which translates to MSDGATNEAGQPAGALHGGALDDLLVIDLSRALAGPHAGMMLGDLGARVIKVEAPGSGDDTRSWGPPFMEGEDGERYSTYFLSCNRNKESIALDLKSDDGRAVLRDLLSRADILVENFRTGVMDRLGFGTEALAELNPRLIQMSITGFGHDGPEGGRAGYDQIVQGEAGLMSLTGSGPDDPQRVGTPIADLLGGIHGVVGVLAALHERERTGRGRVVRASLLSSIVGVHAFQGTRHTVAGETPQPQGNHHPSIAPYGLFHCRDGAVQISVGNERLWQAFCAEFGLDPETPGLASNPERVANRTETIAFVEEAFAAHDAEDLLARLSSAGIPAGKVRTLEEVYAWDQVQSQGLVVDVDHAELGNISLPGPPIRFFDVDESGETERSRTTHQAPPTLDQHGDAIRAWLKGDA; encoded by the coding sequence GTGAGCGACGGTGCGACGAACGAGGCCGGCCAGCCGGCCGGGGCACTGCACGGTGGTGCGCTCGACGACCTGCTGGTGATCGATCTGAGCCGCGCACTCGCGGGCCCGCACGCGGGCATGATGCTCGGCGACCTGGGCGCCCGCGTCATCAAGGTCGAGGCGCCGGGAAGCGGCGATGACACCCGGTCGTGGGGCCCGCCCTTCATGGAGGGGGAGGACGGCGAACGGTATTCCACCTACTTCCTCTCGTGCAACCGCAACAAGGAATCGATCGCGCTCGATCTCAAGAGCGACGACGGGCGCGCGGTACTCCGCGACCTGCTGTCGCGCGCGGACATCCTGGTCGAGAACTTCCGGACCGGCGTCATGGATCGTCTCGGATTCGGCACCGAAGCGCTCGCCGAGCTCAACCCGCGGCTGATCCAGATGTCGATCACCGGTTTCGGTCACGACGGCCCCGAGGGCGGCCGGGCGGGGTACGACCAGATCGTGCAGGGAGAGGCTGGGCTCATGTCGCTCACGGGTTCGGGCCCGGACGACCCGCAGCGCGTCGGTACCCCGATCGCCGACCTGCTCGGCGGCATCCACGGCGTCGTCGGGGTGCTCGCCGCACTGCACGAGCGCGAGCGGACGGGCCGCGGCCGGGTGGTGCGCGCCTCGCTGCTCTCATCGATCGTCGGCGTCCACGCCTTCCAGGGCACCCGCCACACCGTCGCGGGCGAAACCCCGCAGCCGCAGGGCAACCACCACCCCTCCATCGCCCCGTACGGGCTGTTCCACTGCCGCGATGGCGCGGTGCAGATCAGCGTCGGCAACGAGCGCCTTTGGCAGGCGTTCTGCGCGGAGTTCGGACTGGACCCGGAGACCCCAGGTCTCGCGTCGAACCCCGAGCGGGTGGCGAACCGAACCGAGACGATCGCGTTCGTGGAGGAGGCGTTCGCCGCGCACGACGCCGAAGATCTGCTGGCGCGGTTGAGCTCTGCGGGCATCCCCGCGGGCAAGGTGCGGACCCTCGAAGAGGTCTACGCCTGGGATCAAGTGCAGTCGCAGGGCCTCGTCGTCGATGTGGATCACGCGGAGCTCGGCAACATCAGCCTCCCCGGCCCGCCGATCCGCTTCTTCGACGTCGACGAGTCGGGCGAGACGGAGCGTTCGCGCACCACCCACCAGGCGCCGCCCACGCTCGACCAGCACGGCGACGCGATCCGCGCCTGGCTGAAGGGCGACGCGTGA
- a CDS encoding HAD-IIB family hydrolase: MQRVRGADRHIIALDLDGTVLDHDPESRAGLIAPDLAAAIRALHQAGHEVVISTGRSVDATLPVVEELGIRPEWVICCNGAVTLQRDPLAERAYRREYIEAFDPTEVLQRIRTHLVTAAFALERPDGSFLYTEEIESGTLPARQKRVAFEDLLGVQTTRVVVVSPDHHLQEFLDVVQSMGLDNVAYSVGFTSWLDIAPFGVNKASALEVVAARVDIDRSRVFAAGDGHNDIDMLQWAAKHGDAVAMGQADPSVQAVASRVTGTVSEGGLLSALIGRFPELEAIR; the protein is encoded by the coding sequence TTGCAGCGCGTTCGCGGAGCCGACAGGCACATCATCGCACTCGACCTCGACGGGACCGTGCTCGACCACGATCCAGAGTCGCGCGCGGGCCTCATCGCTCCTGACCTCGCGGCGGCGATTCGAGCGCTGCACCAGGCCGGACACGAGGTCGTCATCTCGACCGGCCGTTCGGTCGACGCGACGCTCCCGGTGGTCGAAGAGCTGGGGATCCGCCCCGAGTGGGTCATCTGCTGCAACGGCGCCGTCACGCTGCAGCGGGATCCGCTGGCCGAGCGCGCCTACCGCCGCGAGTACATCGAGGCGTTCGACCCGACCGAGGTGCTGCAGCGCATCCGCACTCATCTGGTGACGGCGGCCTTCGCCCTCGAGCGACCGGACGGCAGCTTCCTCTACACCGAGGAGATCGAGTCGGGCACCCTCCCTGCCAGGCAGAAACGCGTCGCCTTCGAGGACCTGCTCGGGGTGCAGACGACCCGCGTCGTAGTGGTCTCGCCCGATCATCACCTGCAGGAGTTCCTCGACGTCGTCCAGTCGATGGGGCTCGACAATGTCGCCTACTCGGTCGGGTTCACGTCGTGGCTCGACATCGCACCGTTCGGGGTGAACAAGGCGAGCGCCCTCGAGGTCGTCGCAGCGCGCGTCGATATCGACCGCAGCCGCGTCTTCGCCGCTGGGGACGGGCACAACGACATCGACATGCTGCAGTGGGCGGCGAAGCACGGCGACGCCGTCGCCATGGGGCAGGCCGACCCCTCGGTGCAGGCGGTCGCCTCCCGCGTGACGGGTACCGTGTCCGAGGGTGGACTGCTCTCCGCGCTCATCGGCCGTTTTCCCGAGCTCGAGGCGATCCGCTAG
- the pheA gene encoding prephenate dehydratase: MPETPARLRRYSYLGPAGTFTEAALKQVPEAAGMEWAPVANIGEALDDVTSGASDAAMIAIENSIDGGVTVAQDALATVPGLRIVGEYLVPVNFVLVVRPGVKIEDIRVVAAHPVAYGQCRAWLDDQVPRHQHLPSTSNVQAVVDLLGSDSGSTGGVDAAIAPPGIEDHYPVEVLASQLADNPDAETRFVLVSRTAAVGEPTGADKTSLVAELPSDRAGALLELLEQFATRGVNLTLLASRPIGDRMGRYRFVIDAEGHVKEERVADALLGVKRFSPRLVFLGSYPRADRVAATTQKVYGDDVFRDARDWLRGVLDGSPDAED, from the coding sequence ATGCCTGAGACCCCCGCCCGCCTCCGTCGGTACTCCTATCTCGGACCAGCGGGCACGTTCACCGAGGCGGCGCTGAAGCAGGTGCCCGAGGCGGCGGGCATGGAGTGGGCTCCCGTCGCCAATATCGGGGAAGCGCTCGACGACGTCACGTCGGGTGCGAGCGACGCCGCGATGATCGCGATCGAGAACTCGATCGACGGCGGGGTGACGGTGGCTCAGGACGCGCTCGCGACGGTACCCGGACTGCGGATCGTCGGCGAGTATCTCGTGCCGGTGAACTTCGTGCTCGTGGTGCGGCCAGGCGTGAAGATCGAGGACATCCGCGTCGTCGCGGCGCATCCCGTGGCCTACGGCCAGTGCCGTGCCTGGCTCGATGATCAGGTGCCGCGGCATCAGCACCTGCCGTCGACGTCGAACGTGCAGGCCGTGGTCGACCTCCTCGGGTCTGATTCCGGTTCAACGGGTGGCGTCGACGCCGCCATTGCGCCCCCGGGCATCGAGGACCACTATCCGGTCGAGGTGCTCGCCTCGCAGCTGGCCGACAACCCCGATGCCGAAACCCGCTTCGTGCTCGTCAGCCGCACCGCCGCCGTCGGCGAACCCACGGGGGCCGACAAGACGAGCCTCGTGGCCGAGCTGCCGAGCGACCGAGCCGGAGCCCTGCTCGAACTTCTCGAGCAGTTCGCGACCCGAGGCGTGAACCTCACCCTTCTGGCGTCACGCCCGATCGGCGACCGGATGGGGCGTTACCGCTTCGTCATCGACGCCGAGGGGCACGTGAAAGAGGAGCGGGTCGCCGACGCCCTGCTCGGTGTAAAGCGATTCAGTCCGCGCCTCGTGTTCCTCGGCTCGTATCCACGAGCCGATCGCGTCGCCGCGACCACGCAGAAGGTCTACGGAGACGACGTGTTCCGCGACGCCAGGGACTGGTTGCGCGGCGTCCTCGACGGCAGCCCGGACGCCGAGGACTGA
- the pgm gene encoding phosphoglucomutase (alpha-D-glucose-1,6-bisphosphate-dependent), which produces MHERAGRLATSEDLIDVDALVAAYAETVPDPADPAQRVVFGTSGHRGSSLNGSFNEAHIIAISAAIAEYRAAQGIEGPLFIGADPHPLSGPAELTAREVLSAAGVRVLARAGSGDEIYVPTPAVSHAILTHNRDRAADDPNRADGIVVTPSHNPPQDGGFKYNPPHGGPAGSEATTWIADRANELLASGVSAIPRASEDGMGGEPVGRYDFLGNYVDDLENVIDVAAIREAGIRIGAHPLGGASTAYWAAIRDRYDLEITVLGPGIDPRWSFMHLDWDGKIRMDPSSASVMATVEPYRDEFPLVTGNDADADRHGIVTADGGLMNPNHFLAVAIDYLLTHRPDWPVSAGIGKTLVSSGMIDRVVASHGRHLLEVPVGFKWFVPGLSDGSVVFGGEESAGASFQRFDGTAWSTDKDGILLCLLAAEIQAVTGQSPSERYRELVERFGDPAYARVDGPATAEQKARLAALSPEDVTDTELAGDAITAVLTEAPGNGASIGGLKVQTEHAWFAARPSGTEDVLKIYAESFRGAEHLAEVQLAARALVDRALGE; this is translated from the coding sequence ATGCACGAGCGCGCCGGCCGTCTGGCCACTTCCGAGGACCTCATCGACGTCGATGCCCTGGTGGCGGCCTACGCGGAGACGGTGCCCGATCCAGCTGATCCCGCACAGCGGGTCGTGTTCGGCACATCCGGTCACCGGGGGTCCTCGCTCAACGGCTCGTTCAACGAGGCGCACATCATCGCGATCAGCGCGGCGATCGCGGAGTACCGTGCCGCGCAGGGCATCGAGGGGCCGCTGTTCATCGGTGCTGATCCTCACCCGCTCTCCGGGCCGGCTGAGCTCACCGCCCGCGAGGTACTGTCGGCGGCTGGGGTGCGAGTGCTCGCCCGCGCGGGCAGCGGTGACGAGATCTACGTGCCGACGCCAGCGGTCAGCCACGCGATCCTCACGCACAACCGCGACCGCGCGGCTGATGATCCGAATCGCGCCGACGGGATCGTGGTGACGCCGAGCCACAACCCGCCGCAGGACGGTGGGTTCAAGTACAACCCGCCCCACGGCGGTCCCGCCGGTTCCGAGGCGACGACCTGGATCGCCGACCGTGCGAACGAGCTGCTCGCCTCCGGCGTGTCCGCGATTCCGCGTGCGTCTGAGGACGGCATGGGCGGGGAACCGGTCGGCCGTTACGACTTCCTCGGCAACTACGTCGACGATCTCGAGAACGTCATCGATGTGGCGGCGATCCGCGAGGCGGGTATCCGGATCGGCGCGCACCCGCTCGGCGGCGCGAGCACGGCGTACTGGGCCGCGATCAGGGATCGCTACGATCTCGAGATCACGGTGCTCGGGCCTGGCATCGATCCGCGGTGGTCGTTCATGCACCTCGACTGGGATGGGAAGATCCGGATGGATCCCTCCTCGGCATCGGTCATGGCGACGGTGGAGCCGTACCGCGACGAGTTTCCGCTCGTGACCGGCAACGACGCCGACGCCGATCGGCACGGCATCGTCACCGCAGACGGCGGTCTCATGAACCCCAACCACTTTCTTGCGGTCGCGATCGACTACCTCCTCACCCACCGGCCCGACTGGCCGGTCTCGGCAGGCATCGGGAAGACGCTCGTCTCCTCCGGCATGATCGACCGAGTGGTCGCGTCGCACGGGCGCCACCTGCTCGAGGTGCCGGTCGGCTTCAAGTGGTTCGTCCCAGGGCTCTCGGACGGCTCCGTCGTGTTCGGAGGCGAGGAGAGCGCCGGTGCCTCGTTCCAGCGATTCGACGGGACGGCGTGGAGCACCGACAAGGACGGGATCCTGCTGTGCCTGCTCGCCGCCGAGATCCAGGCCGTGACGGGGCAGTCGCCCTCTGAACGTTACCGCGAGCTCGTCGAGCGCTTCGGGGACCCGGCATACGCGCGCGTGGACGGCCCAGCGACGGCGGAGCAGAAGGCGCGTCTCGCGGCGCTCTCCCCGGAGGACGTCACCGATACCGAGCTCGCCGGAGACGCCATCACGGCAGTGCTGACCGAGGCACCGGGCAACGGGGCGTCGATCGGCGGACTCAAGGTGCAGACCGAGCACGCATGGTTCGCGGCGCGGCCGTCAGGCACCGAGGATGTGCTAAAAATTTACGCCGAGTCGTTCCGAGGAGCCGAGCACCTCGCCGAGGTGCAGCTCGCCGCCCGTGCCCTCGTGGATCGCGCGCTCGGCGAATAG
- a CDS encoding LCP family protein: MTDQEIEQNTERATSRHGRLRRSSAWRNVARVLVTTALVGVLSGVSVAAYAVWGLVRDVDTVDLGTESAEAIGAGQQSIDGAFTILLVGSDSRAGQSIDDGEEGELNDVTLVLNVSEDHQNATVMSFPRDLMVPFPSCPGPKGEEDYYPAMSEQQFNSSLQYGGLPCTARVVEELTGLDIDYAGLVTFDGVIGVSKAIGGVDVCLAQPIVDPKADLDLPAGDVSLVGTEALQFLRTRAGVGDGGDVSRISNQQIFMSALIRQLKSAETLADPVKVYGLAKAGVENMTLSSNMASVQFMQALAGTVKDIDLDRINFVQYPTTEHPYQEGRLLPDRESAQLVLDLIESGQPFEVTGRGQAVDESASDDPEGVPAETEAPAETEAPAETEAPAEGGETPAPTEEANDTPVQLPENITGQGAAAETCSAGRTMY; this comes from the coding sequence ATGACCGACCAGGAGATTGAGCAGAACACGGAGCGGGCGACCAGCCGGCACGGCAGGCTGCGTCGTTCCAGTGCGTGGCGCAACGTCGCTCGCGTGCTCGTGACGACCGCGCTTGTCGGCGTGCTCAGCGGAGTGTCGGTCGCGGCCTACGCCGTCTGGGGCCTCGTCCGCGACGTGGACACCGTCGACCTCGGCACCGAGAGCGCCGAGGCGATCGGTGCGGGTCAGCAGTCCATTGACGGAGCGTTCACGATCCTGCTCGTCGGCTCCGACTCCCGTGCCGGTCAGTCGATCGACGACGGTGAAGAGGGTGAGCTGAACGACGTCACGCTCGTGCTCAACGTGTCGGAGGATCACCAGAACGCCACCGTCATGAGCTTCCCCCGCGACCTCATGGTCCCCTTCCCCTCGTGCCCCGGCCCGAAGGGCGAGGAGGACTACTACCCGGCGATGAGCGAGCAGCAGTTCAACAGCTCGCTGCAGTACGGCGGGCTGCCCTGCACCGCCCGCGTGGTCGAGGAGCTCACCGGGCTCGACATCGACTACGCCGGGCTCGTCACCTTCGATGGCGTGATCGGCGTCTCGAAGGCGATCGGCGGCGTCGACGTCTGCCTCGCACAGCCCATCGTCGACCCGAAGGCCGACCTCGACCTCCCCGCAGGCGACGTGTCGCTCGTGGGCACGGAAGCCCTGCAGTTCCTCCGCACCCGCGCCGGTGTCGGCGACGGCGGCGATGTGAGCCGCATCAGCAACCAGCAGATCTTCATGTCCGCACTCATCCGCCAGTTGAAGAGCGCCGAGACGCTCGCTGACCCCGTCAAGGTCTACGGGCTCGCCAAGGCCGGCGTCGAGAACATGACGCTCTCGAGCAACATGGCGTCGGTGCAGTTCATGCAGGCGCTCGCAGGCACGGTCAAGGACATCGACCTCGACCGCATCAACTTCGTGCAGTACCCCACCACGGAGCACCCTTACCAGGAGGGGCGTCTGCTGCCGGACCGCGAGTCCGCGCAGCTGGTGCTCGACCTCATCGAGAGCGGGCAACCGTTCGAGGTGACGGGCCGCGGCCAGGCCGTTGACGAGTCAGCGAGCGACGACCCCGAGGGAGTGCCCGCCGAGACCGAGGCTCCGGCGGAGACCGAGGCTCCGGCTGAAACCGAGGCCCCGGCCGAGGGCGGCGAAACGCCCGCCCCGACCGAGGAGGCGAACGACACCCCCGTCCAGCTCCCCGAGAACATCACGGGCCAGGGCGCGGCTGCGGAGACCTGCTCGGCCGGCCGCACGATGTACTGA
- a CDS encoding HAD-IIA family hydrolase, with translation MTDIECWLTDMDGVLVHENHPIPGASDLLQHWQETERPYLVLTNNSIFTARDLSARLAGSGITVPEEHIWTSALATAAFLKQQMPHGRAFVVGEAGILTALHEAGYVMTESNPDFVVVGETRNYSFEAITKAIRLINRGARFISTNPDATGPSAEGPLPATGAINALITKATGREPYVVGKPNPMMFRSAMNRIGAHSENTAMIGDRMDTDIIAGMEAGLRTYLVMTGISDREEIEKYPFRPDVILDSVADLLP, from the coding sequence ATGACCGACATCGAATGCTGGCTGACCGACATGGACGGCGTACTCGTCCACGAGAACCACCCGATTCCCGGCGCATCCGACCTGCTGCAGCACTGGCAGGAAACCGAGCGCCCCTATCTCGTGCTCACGAACAATTCGATCTTCACGGCGCGTGACCTGAGCGCTCGCCTCGCCGGGTCTGGCATCACGGTGCCCGAGGAACACATCTGGACGAGCGCGCTCGCCACCGCGGCCTTTCTGAAGCAGCAGATGCCGCACGGCCGCGCATTCGTCGTCGGCGAGGCGGGGATTCTGACCGCGCTCCACGAGGCCGGTTACGTGATGACCGAGTCGAACCCCGACTTCGTGGTGGTCGGCGAAACCCGCAATTACTCGTTCGAGGCGATCACGAAGGCGATCAGGCTCATCAATCGGGGCGCGCGCTTCATCTCGACCAACCCAGACGCCACCGGTCCGAGCGCGGAGGGGCCGCTCCCCGCGACCGGCGCCATCAACGCCCTCATCACGAAGGCCACCGGGCGCGAACCGTACGTCGTCGGCAAACCGAACCCGATGATGTTCCGCTCCGCGATGAACCGGATCGGCGCGCACTCCGAGAACACCGCAATGATCGGCGACCGCATGGACACCGACATCATCGCAGGCATGGAGGCGGGGCTGCGCACCTACCTCGTCATGACGGGCATCTCGGATCGCGAGGAGATCGAGAAGTACCCGTTCCGCCCCGACGTGATCCTGGACTCGGTCGCGGACCTGCTGCCCTGA
- the serS gene encoding serine--tRNA ligase, with the protein MIDPALLRTEPETVKRSQRARGSDESAVDRALAADEARRSALAEFESLRAEQKQFGTRVKAASKEEKPALIEQAQQLAARVKDAEARAKEADRTFTEIAMTIDNLVIDGVPVGGEEDFVTLREVGEIPSFDFEARDHLELGEMLGAIDMERGAKVSGARFYFLKGVGARLEIALMSLALDRALAAGFTPLITPTLVKPEIMRGTGFLGEHADEVYHLDAQDLYLTGTSEVALAGYHADEILDLSDGPLRYAGWSTCYRSEAGSHGKDTRGILRVHQFNKLEMFVYTDPADAEAEHDRLVAWQEGMLQSLGLAYRVIDVAAGDLGASAARKFDIEAWVPTQGTYRELTSTSNCTEFQARRLSTRYRGESGKTTPVATLNGTLATTRWIVAILETHQRADGSVTVPEALRPYLGGLEVFEPLGSAPAARG; encoded by the coding sequence GTGATCGATCCAGCTCTGCTCCGCACCGAACCCGAGACCGTCAAGCGCTCGCAGCGAGCACGAGGCAGCGATGAGTCCGCTGTCGACCGGGCGCTCGCCGCGGACGAGGCACGCCGATCGGCGCTCGCCGAGTTCGAGTCGCTCCGCGCCGAGCAGAAGCAGTTCGGCACCCGCGTGAAGGCCGCCTCGAAGGAGGAGAAGCCGGCGCTCATCGAGCAGGCCCAGCAGCTGGCCGCGCGCGTCAAGGACGCGGAGGCCCGCGCCAAAGAGGCCGACCGCACCTTCACCGAAATCGCCATGACGATCGACAACCTCGTCATCGACGGTGTGCCCGTCGGAGGCGAAGAGGACTTCGTGACGCTGCGCGAGGTGGGAGAGATCCCCTCCTTCGACTTCGAGGCGCGCGACCACCTCGAGCTCGGTGAAATGCTCGGCGCCATCGACATGGAGCGCGGAGCGAAGGTCTCCGGCGCCCGCTTCTACTTCCTCAAGGGCGTCGGCGCGCGCCTCGAGATCGCACTCATGAGCCTCGCGCTCGACCGGGCGCTCGCCGCCGGGTTCACGCCGCTCATCACCCCGACGCTCGTGAAGCCCGAGATCATGCGCGGCACCGGGTTCCTCGGCGAGCACGCCGACGAGGTCTATCACCTCGACGCCCAGGACCTGTATCTGACCGGAACGAGCGAGGTCGCGCTCGCCGGCTACCACGCCGACGAGATCCTCGATCTTTCGGACGGTCCCCTCCGCTATGCCGGCTGGTCGACCTGCTACCGCAGCGAGGCTGGCTCACACGGCAAGGACACGCGAGGCATTCTGCGCGTCCACCAGTTCAACAAGCTCGAGATGTTCGTCTACACGGATCCGGCCGATGCCGAGGCCGAGCACGACCGTCTGGTCGCCTGGCAGGAGGGGATGCTGCAGTCCCTCGGCCTGGCCTACCGGGTCATCGACGTCGCCGCAGGCGACCTCGGCGCGAGCGCCGCACGCAAGTTCGACATCGAGGCCTGGGTGCCCACCCAGGGCACGTACCGCGAACTCACCTCGACGAGCAACTGCACCGAGTTCCAGGCGCGACGCCTGTCGACGCGATACCGCGGGGAGTCGGGCAAGACCACGCCGGTGGCGACGCTCAACGGCACGCTCGCCACCACCCGCTGGATCGTCGCGATCCTCGAGACGCACCAGCGCGCCGATGGTTCGGTCACGGTGCCCGAGGCGCTCCGGCCCTACCTCGGCGGGCTCGAGGTATTCGAGCCGCTCGGTTCCGCACCCGCGGCCCGGGGCTGA
- a CDS encoding diacylglycerol kinase family protein produces the protein MPESASRVLPSAAVVFHPGKPGLVAVRRAIARAEQLAGWSPTRWYETDAEDGGVAAATRALADGASVVFAAGGDGTVRAVSHALRRSGVPLAVIPLGTGNILARNLGIPLGDPEAVARAGFHGINRTIDLGVVSIVRSDETVDRHAFLVLAGMGLDARAISATRATLKRRLGWLAYVDAGIRTMMRDGPLRVHSSIDGSPSRSLSVYTVMIGNCGLMPGGVLLIPDARVDDGRLDLVALRPLGAFSWLRIWNRLGWENGVLRRSRAARRTIDLARDTQHVTYVQAKQFALSVDRPEPVQLDGDDLGLAVAVTGSVDPGSLMVRVMPGWKEPVQSSASGLPSRTPRNQSLASRNTSSP, from the coding sequence ATGCCTGAGTCAGCGTCGCGGGTGCTGCCGAGCGCGGCCGTCGTCTTCCACCCGGGAAAGCCGGGGCTGGTCGCGGTGCGTCGTGCGATCGCCCGCGCCGAGCAGCTGGCGGGCTGGTCGCCCACCCGCTGGTACGAGACGGATGCCGAGGACGGCGGAGTGGCGGCCGCGACCCGGGCCCTCGCCGACGGGGCGAGCGTGGTCTTCGCGGCCGGCGGTGACGGCACGGTCCGTGCGGTGTCGCACGCGCTCCGACGGTCAGGCGTGCCCCTCGCGGTGATTCCGCTCGGTACGGGCAACATTCTGGCGCGCAATCTCGGGATCCCGCTCGGTGATCCCGAAGCCGTCGCCCGTGCCGGGTTCCACGGCATCAACCGGACGATCGATCTGGGGGTGGTGTCGATCGTGCGCTCCGACGAGACGGTGGATCGGCACGCGTTCCTCGTCCTCGCCGGCATGGGCCTCGATGCCCGCGCGATCAGTGCGACCCGTGCGACGCTGAAGCGCCGGCTGGGGTGGCTGGCGTACGTGGACGCCGGGATCCGAACCATGATGCGCGATGGGCCGCTGCGCGTCCACTCCTCGATCGACGGTTCGCCGTCGCGCTCGCTATCCGTGTACACCGTGATGATCGGCAACTGCGGGCTGATGCCCGGCGGCGTGCTCCTGATTCCCGACGCACGGGTCGACGACGGTCGCCTCGACCTCGTCGCACTCCGCCCGCTCGGCGCGTTCTCGTGGCTGCGCATCTGGAATCGGCTGGGGTGGGAGAACGGAGTGCTGCGGCGATCGCGGGCAGCCCGTCGGACGATCGACCTGGCTCGTGACACGCAGCACGTCACCTATGTCCAGGCTAAGCAGTTCGCGCTATCTGTGGACCGGCCCGAACCGGTCCAACTCGACGGCGACGACCTCGGACTCGCGGTCGCGGTGACCGGGAGCGTGGACCCCGGATCGCTGATGGTTCGGGTGATGCCCGGCTGGAAGGAGCCGGTTCAGTCCTCGGCGTCCGGGCTGCCGTCGAGGACGCCGCGCAACCAGTCCCTGGCGTCGCGGAACACGTCGTCTCCGTAG